The following coding sequences are from one Meiothermus cerbereus DSM 11376 window:
- a CDS encoding septal ring lytic transglycosylase RlpA family protein, producing the protein MKRWFALLLFFGLAWGQGYVVQPGDTLERIARLFQVSVPNLMLLNGLIEDPLPVGLEIAIPASEWDPMNLEVLPLPEAIEEPPTWIFIPPPQAPAEPPKPAQVYQQGLASWYGPRFHGRRTANGERFNKFHFTAAHRTLPFNTRVRVTNLKNGKSVVVRINDRGPYVRGRIIDLSYAAARLLGMRAHGVVLVKVEILD; encoded by the coding sequence ATGAAGCGATGGTTTGCGCTATTGCTGTTTTTTGGTCTGGCCTGGGGCCAGGGCTATGTGGTGCAACCCGGCGATACCCTGGAGCGCATCGCGCGGCTTTTTCAGGTTAGTGTTCCCAACCTGATGCTGCTCAACGGCCTGATTGAGGACCCCTTGCCTGTGGGTCTGGAGATAGCAATTCCAGCTTCGGAATGGGATCCCATGAACCTGGAGGTGCTGCCCCTGCCCGAAGCCATCGAGGAGCCTCCCACCTGGATATTTATCCCCCCACCGCAAGCCCCAGCAGAGCCGCCAAAACCCGCGCAGGTTTATCAGCAGGGTCTGGCCTCCTGGTATGGGCCTCGCTTTCATGGGCGTCGTACCGCCAATGGCGAGCGTTTCAACAAGTTTCATTTTACCGCCGCCCACCGCACCCTGCCCTTCAACACCCGGGTGCGGGTGACCAACCTGAAAAACGGTAAGAGCGTGGTGGTTCGTATCAACGACCGTGGCCCCTACGTTCGGGGCCGTATTATTGACCTGTCGTATGCGGCTGCAAGGCTACTTGGGATGCGCGCCCACGGGGTGGTGCTGGTAAAAGTGGAGATACTCGATTGA
- a CDS encoding M24 family metallopeptidase, protein MDFQRLLDEHNLDVLFVSNPHNVRYLSGFVEGKDARIVITRSGPTLITDGRYLVEAAQQPLPHRILSRRSELNSLLAEFFQGRVGIEAEHLSVATLEGFKQDFPDLEFVSTRGIFETLRRRKSPEEIALIRQAAHLADQGFAHILPFIKPGVREIEVALELEFFLRSNGSEGLAFSTTVASGERSAMPHGGASNRKIRSGELVTLDFGCVVGGYCSDMTRTVAVGRVSDELSAIYQAVLEAQELALQAVGPGKKGQELDALARNHLTELGYGEHFTHGLGHGVGLFIHEAPSLSQASEDTLEAHNVVTIEPGVYIPNLGGCRIEDLVLVTEQGHEVLSQSPKHLIEL, encoded by the coding sequence GTGGACTTTCAGCGCTTACTCGACGAACACAACCTCGACGTGCTTTTTGTTTCTAACCCCCACAACGTTCGGTACCTCTCGGGGTTTGTAGAGGGCAAGGATGCCAGAATCGTTATCACCCGGAGCGGCCCAACCCTCATCACCGATGGCCGCTACCTTGTGGAAGCCGCCCAACAGCCTTTACCCCACCGCATCCTGTCCCGCCGCAGCGAGCTGAACAGCTTACTCGCAGAGTTTTTCCAGGGCCGGGTGGGTATCGAAGCAGAGCACTTGAGCGTTGCGACCCTGGAAGGATTCAAGCAGGATTTTCCCGACCTCGAGTTCGTTTCCACCAGGGGCATTTTTGAAACCCTGCGCCGTAGGAAAAGTCCTGAGGAAATTGCCCTCATCCGGCAGGCGGCCCATCTGGCCGACCAGGGTTTTGCGCACATTCTGCCTTTCATAAAGCCAGGGGTACGGGAGATTGAGGTGGCCCTGGAGCTGGAGTTTTTCCTGCGTAGTAATGGCTCAGAGGGGCTAGCTTTTAGCACCACAGTGGCTTCGGGGGAGCGCAGCGCTATGCCCCACGGGGGTGCCAGCAACCGCAAAATCCGGTCGGGGGAGCTGGTCACACTGGATTTTGGTTGCGTGGTAGGCGGCTACTGCTCCGACATGACCCGCACGGTGGCGGTGGGCAGGGTTTCAGATGAGCTCAGCGCCATCTATCAGGCCGTGCTGGAAGCCCAGGAACTGGCGCTACAGGCCGTGGGGCCGGGTAAGAAAGGCCAGGAGCTGGACGCCCTGGCCCGAAACCACCTGACAGAGCTGGGCTATGGGGAGCACTTTACCCACGGGCTGGGGCATGGGGTGGGCCTGTTTATCCACGAAGCGCCCAGCCTGAGCCAGGCCTCGGAAGATACCCTCGAGGCCCACAACGTCGTGACCATCGAGCCGGGGGTCTACATACCCAACCTGGGGGGTTGCCGCATCGAAGACCTGGTACTGGTAACCGAGCAGGGGCATGAGGTGCTGTCCCAAAGCCCCAAACACCTGATTGAACTATGA
- the ileS gene encoding isoleucine--tRNA ligase — translation MVEEKKPFQEVTETNFPKLEEAVLAFWRENQIFAKSDRKAAPRGEFVFYEGPPTANGKPAMHHVLARSFKDIFPRYKTMQGYHVTRKGGWDTHGLPVEIAVEKKLGVLGRKTLNSEEIAEFTRQCREWVFANIEDWNYFTERMGMWVDLENAYVTYHNSYIESVWNLLKRMWDRGMVVQDYKVVPLSPRISTTLSQNEIADGYREVDDPSVYVRFPLKLETTPQAVREKLQAQGVRLEDLEGLAILVWTTTPWTLPSNTMAAVNPQMDYAVVKSPSVGYLIFASEALERLKELHKEELEVVAHLKGSDMEWWEYTPPFPEVCVELGVVQQQGEKRPDGKPVMHFVALAEFVSAEDGSGVAHEAPVYGAEDLELARQYGTPLLFGTNEYGLMQVTDERGKFFKDADKGLIRIMKERGVMYHAGQIRHRYPFHDRTGDPILYFAKPSWYIKTSNFRQALYDNNEKINWIPEHIKYGRFGNWLKDNVDWAISRERYWGTPLPFWVAEDGSEYICVGSVQELSELAGRDLSDLDLHRPYVDEITFVKNGKTFRRVPEVLDVWFDSGAMPYAQWHLMVDPEGKPLPGFEKNFELWRKHFPADYICEAIDQTRGWFYSLHAISTLLYNQPCFKNVICLGHLVDEKGHKMSKSKGNVVEPLPMFDKYGADAVRWYLFTGSEPGEQKRFSERLVQEAQRGFLGTLWNVYGFFVLYANLDKPNLNQRPPVRDRPEMDRWLVARQQQLIEQVTFALDAYDARGAGKALEQFVEELSNWYVRRNRRRFWKNENPTDRESAYASLWEALVTVSQLAAPFTPFIAEALWQNLVRSVQPQAAESVHLSDWPQADPSLVDQALLTQMGAVVKVVGLARSARAASGIKTRIPLPRVLVTAPSEAELAGLRHFADEIADELNVKQVEVLGLGEELLTYRVLPNLPVLGKKYGKRVPAIRAALAELDSQMVAQTLKAGRGLSLEIEGERIVLEPTEVLLEALSPEGFAAQEDGGYMAALEVRLDEELLLEGLSRDLIRLVQQARKEMGLNVSDRIHLTYLADGKYALSLARFGRRLQEETLALSLEQGEPVGFVTELSDEEGAVKFGLSKA, via the coding sequence ATGGTGGAGGAAAAAAAACCATTTCAAGAGGTAACCGAGACTAATTTTCCCAAGCTGGAAGAGGCTGTGTTGGCTTTTTGGCGAGAAAACCAAATTTTTGCCAAGTCGGATCGCAAAGCTGCACCCAGGGGTGAGTTTGTTTTCTACGAAGGCCCCCCAACCGCCAACGGCAAGCCGGCCATGCACCACGTACTGGCCCGCAGCTTTAAGGACATCTTTCCTCGCTACAAAACCATGCAGGGCTATCACGTCACCCGCAAGGGAGGCTGGGATACCCACGGCCTGCCGGTAGAGATTGCCGTGGAGAAAAAACTGGGTGTGCTGGGGCGCAAAACCCTAAACAGTGAGGAAATTGCCGAGTTTACCAGGCAGTGCCGCGAGTGGGTTTTTGCCAACATCGAGGACTGGAACTACTTTACCGAGCGCATGGGCATGTGGGTAGACCTCGAGAATGCCTATGTGACCTACCACAACAGCTACATCGAGTCGGTGTGGAACCTCCTGAAGCGCATGTGGGATAGGGGCATGGTGGTGCAGGACTACAAGGTGGTGCCGCTTTCACCCCGCATCTCCACCACCCTCTCACAAAACGAAATTGCTGACGGCTACCGGGAAGTAGACGACCCCAGCGTGTACGTGCGTTTTCCTTTGAAGCTCGAAACCACCCCTCAGGCCGTGCGGGAAAAGCTCCAGGCCCAGGGGGTGCGGCTGGAGGATCTGGAGGGCCTGGCCATCCTGGTCTGGACGACCACCCCCTGGACGCTGCCCTCCAACACCATGGCCGCAGTGAACCCCCAGATGGACTACGCTGTGGTTAAGTCGCCTTCGGTGGGCTATCTGATTTTTGCCAGTGAGGCCCTAGAGCGGTTGAAGGAGCTGCATAAGGAGGAGCTCGAGGTGGTCGCACACCTCAAGGGCTCTGACATGGAGTGGTGGGAGTACACCCCTCCCTTCCCCGAGGTGTGTGTGGAGCTGGGAGTGGTGCAGCAGCAAGGGGAAAAGCGCCCCGACGGTAAGCCGGTGATGCACTTTGTGGCGCTGGCCGAGTTTGTCAGTGCCGAGGACGGCTCGGGCGTGGCCCACGAGGCCCCGGTCTACGGTGCAGAGGACCTCGAGCTGGCCCGTCAGTATGGCACCCCGCTACTCTTTGGCACCAACGAATACGGCCTCATGCAGGTAACCGACGAGCGCGGCAAGTTCTTTAAGGATGCCGATAAGGGCCTCATCCGCATCATGAAAGAGCGGGGGGTCATGTACCATGCCGGGCAGATTCGCCACCGCTACCCCTTCCACGACCGCACCGGCGACCCCATCCTGTACTTCGCCAAGCCCAGCTGGTACATCAAAACCTCTAACTTCCGCCAGGCGCTTTACGACAACAACGAAAAAATCAACTGGATCCCCGAACACATCAAGTACGGACGCTTTGGCAACTGGCTCAAGGATAACGTCGACTGGGCCATCAGCCGGGAGCGCTACTGGGGTACCCCGCTGCCTTTCTGGGTCGCGGAGGACGGCTCAGAGTACATCTGCGTGGGCAGCGTACAGGAGCTTTCCGAGCTGGCGGGCCGTGACTTAAGCGACCTCGACCTGCACCGGCCCTACGTGGACGAAATTACCTTTGTTAAAAACGGCAAAACCTTCCGCCGGGTACCGGAGGTGCTGGACGTCTGGTTCGACTCAGGGGCCATGCCCTATGCCCAGTGGCACCTGATGGTAGACCCAGAAGGCAAGCCGTTGCCGGGTTTTGAGAAAAACTTCGAGCTGTGGCGCAAGCACTTTCCCGCCGATTACATCTGCGAGGCCATCGACCAGACCCGCGGCTGGTTCTACTCGCTGCACGCCATCTCTACCCTGCTGTACAACCAGCCCTGCTTCAAAAACGTGATCTGCTTGGGGCACCTGGTGGACGAAAAAGGCCACAAGATGTCCAAAAGCAAGGGCAACGTGGTCGAGCCCCTGCCCATGTTCGATAAGTACGGAGCCGACGCGGTGCGCTGGTATTTGTTTACCGGCTCCGAACCAGGCGAGCAAAAGCGCTTCTCGGAGCGGCTGGTGCAGGAGGCTCAGCGGGGATTCCTAGGCACCTTGTGGAATGTGTATGGCTTCTTCGTGCTGTACGCCAACCTGGACAAGCCCAACCTAAACCAGCGGCCCCCCGTACGGGACCGCCCGGAAATGGATCGGTGGCTGGTAGCCCGCCAGCAGCAGCTCATCGAGCAGGTTACTTTTGCCCTGGACGCCTACGACGCCCGGGGTGCCGGGAAGGCCCTCGAGCAGTTTGTGGAGGAGCTGTCCAACTGGTATGTGCGGCGCAACCGCCGCCGCTTCTGGAAAAACGAGAACCCCACCGACCGTGAATCGGCCTATGCCAGCCTGTGGGAAGCCCTGGTAACAGTCAGCCAGCTTGCCGCACCGTTCACCCCTTTCATTGCCGAGGCCCTGTGGCAAAATCTGGTGCGCTCCGTCCAGCCCCAGGCCGCCGAGTCGGTGCACCTCTCGGACTGGCCCCAGGCCGACCCCAGCCTGGTTGATCAGGCCCTTCTTACCCAGATGGGCGCTGTGGTCAAGGTGGTGGGTCTGGCCCGCAGCGCCAGGGCTGCGAGCGGCATCAAAACCCGCATTCCTCTACCCAGGGTGCTGGTAACAGCCCCCAGCGAAGCCGAGCTGGCCGGTTTGCGCCACTTCGCCGATGAAATTGCCGATGAGCTAAACGTAAAACAGGTCGAGGTGCTGGGCCTGGGCGAAGAGCTGCTCACCTACCGGGTGCTGCCCAACCTGCCGGTGCTGGGCAAGAAATACGGTAAGCGGGTTCCTGCCATCCGGGCGGCCCTGGCCGAGCTTGACAGCCAGATGGTGGCCCAAACCCTCAAGGCCGGGCGAGGACTGAGCCTGGAAATTGAGGGCGAGCGCATCGTGCTGGAACCCACAGAGGTGCTGCTCGAGGCCCTTTCGCCCGAAGGTTTTGCAGCCCAGGAGGATGGGGGTTACATGGCCGCGCTCGAGGTTCGGCTTGATGAGGAGCTTTTGCTCGAGGGGCTTAGCCGTGACCTGATTCGACTGGTGCAACAAGCCCGCAAAGAGATGGGCCTGAATGTCTCGGATCGCATTCACCTGACCTACCTGGCCGATGGAAAGTATGCCCTTTCGCTCGCGAGGTTTGGCAGAAGACTCCAGGAAGAAACCCTGGCCCTCTCGCTGGAGCAGGGCGAGCCGGTTGGCTTTGTGACCGAGCTTTCCGACGAGGAAGGAGCCGTCAAGTTTGGTCTGAGCAAGGCCTAG
- the fsa gene encoding fructose-6-phosphate aldolase — translation MDLYLDTAEIAEIKEIAAWGVLAGVTTNPSLVARSGRPLEPTIKEICQIVQGPVSAEVVSTTAADMVAEGRRLAAIDEHVVVKLPTTIEGLKACKILSGEGVRINMTLVFSANQALLCAKAGAWCVSPFLGRIDDISWEGMDLIREIAELFQVQNLSTRILAASIRHPRHVTQAAMLGADIATMPAKVFQQLIKHPLTDAGLKAFLEDWAKANPKL, via the coding sequence ATGGATCTATACCTGGATACTGCTGAAATAGCTGAAATCAAAGAAATAGCGGCCTGGGGCGTGTTAGCGGGTGTTACCACCAACCCCTCTTTAGTTGCCCGCTCGGGACGTCCGCTCGAGCCCACCATCAAGGAAATCTGCCAAATTGTGCAGGGCCCGGTCTCCGCCGAGGTGGTTTCGACCACTGCGGCCGATATGGTGGCTGAGGGGCGTCGCCTGGCAGCTATTGACGAACACGTGGTGGTTAAGCTGCCCACCACCATCGAGGGCCTCAAGGCTTGCAAAATCCTCTCCGGCGAAGGTGTTCGCATCAACATGACCCTGGTTTTCTCGGCCAACCAGGCCCTTTTGTGCGCCAAGGCCGGGGCCTGGTGTGTTTCGCCTTTCCTGGGCCGCATAGACGACATCTCCTGGGAAGGTATGGATTTGATTCGCGAGATTGCCGAACTATTCCAGGTGCAAAACCTCAGTACCCGGATTCTGGCGGCTTCTATTCGTCACCCCCGGCATGTAACCCAGGCGGCCATGCTCGGGGCCGACATCGCTACCATGCCCGCCAAGGTTTTTCAACAGCTGATCAAACACCCACTGACCGATGCAGGGCTGAAGGCCTTCCTGGAAGACTGGGCCAAAGCCAACCCCAAGCTCTGA
- the rho gene encoding transcription termination factor Rho, translating to MRRKAESKMPLSYQELSSRILPELHLLAAEAGIPNYKKLSKDELVMLLLSQEATEEGLVIAKGYLEISQDGYGFLQEDLYSMDSRTAIVSAGLIKQYQLRTGDYVVGKARVARENERYGTLLKVEAVNNLDPEAAAKRPKFDDLIPQFPDRQIILETTGEESSNRVIDLLAPIGRGQRGLIVAPPKAGKTTLLKKVARAVLRNEPDIKVIVLLIDERPEEVTDFRESVEGAEVIASTFDEPPQNHIRVAEFVHERSRRIVEEGGHVLILLDSITRLARANNLVTPPTGRTLSGGLDSAALHFPKRFLGAARNIRGGGSLTILATALVETGSRMDDVIFEEFKGTGNMELHLSRRLEERRIFPAIDILKSGTRREELLLGEEVIQKMWLLRKVLADMDPAEAMEMLLARLSRTKTNKEFLATLGGK from the coding sequence ATTCGCCGTAAGGCTGAAAGCAAGATGCCCCTGAGCTACCAGGAGCTTTCGAGCCGCATCCTGCCGGAGCTGCACCTACTGGCTGCAGAGGCGGGCATTCCCAACTACAAGAAGCTTTCCAAGGACGAGCTGGTGATGCTCTTGCTCTCACAGGAAGCCACCGAGGAAGGCCTGGTCATTGCCAAGGGATACCTGGAGATTAGCCAGGATGGCTATGGCTTTTTGCAGGAAGACCTCTACAGCATGGACTCCCGCACCGCGATTGTTTCGGCTGGCCTGATCAAGCAGTACCAGCTTCGCACCGGCGACTATGTGGTAGGCAAAGCCCGGGTAGCCCGTGAAAACGAACGTTACGGCACGCTTTTGAAGGTAGAAGCCGTCAACAACCTCGACCCTGAGGCGGCCGCCAAGCGTCCGAAGTTCGACGACCTGATTCCGCAGTTTCCCGACCGACAGATAATCCTCGAGACCACCGGGGAGGAGTCCTCCAACCGTGTCATCGACCTGCTGGCCCCCATTGGCCGGGGGCAGCGTGGACTGATTGTAGCCCCACCCAAAGCCGGTAAGACCACCCTGCTGAAGAAAGTGGCTCGAGCCGTGCTCAGAAACGAGCCGGACATCAAGGTTATCGTGCTTCTTATTGACGAGCGCCCCGAAGAGGTTACCGACTTCCGCGAATCGGTGGAAGGGGCCGAGGTAATTGCCTCCACCTTTGACGAGCCGCCACAAAACCACATTCGGGTGGCCGAGTTTGTTCACGAGCGCAGCCGCCGGATTGTGGAAGAGGGTGGCCACGTGCTCATCTTGCTGGATTCGATTACCCGTCTGGCCCGGGCCAACAACCTGGTAACTCCACCCACCGGGCGTACCCTATCGGGTGGTCTTGACTCGGCGGCCCTGCATTTCCCCAAGCGCTTTTTGGGTGCGGCCCGCAACATCCGGGGTGGGGGTTCGCTGACCATCCTGGCTACGGCCCTGGTCGAAACCGGTAGCCGCATGGATGACGTTATTTTTGAAGAGTTCAAAGGCACCGGCAACATGGAACTCCACCTCTCGCGTCGTCTGGAGGAGCGCCGCATCTTCCCGGCCATTGACATCCTGAAGTCGGGGACTCGGCGGGAAGAGCTGTTGCTGGGCGAAGAGGTGATTCAGAAAATGTGGTTGTTGCGTAAGGTTCTGGCCGATATGGATCCTGCCGAGGCCATGGAGATGCTGCTTGCGCGCTTATCGCGTACCAAGACCAACAAAGAGTTCCTTGCAACATTGGGGGGAAAGTAG
- a CDS encoding peptidoglycan DD-metalloendopeptidase family protein: MAISELLSSVLATGVLGFPLGIAQPNLPGTEIEVDTPARKGWVIYTVRPGDTLSQIASRYRVDARAIMYSSGLEGTSLRPGQVLRIPLVEESSDESRLPPGVRAYVVRRGDTVQSVARRFNLTVLGLVSANPGLQSLDRLEVGSTLYIPTAEPGLLLRLKPGETIQDVAQRFGLSVTEVAKANGLDSPTDVRAGDLVLLPGVQAKTTYQRLLQIQETERKAREEEARRLAEERRKQEEARQQRLAEQRRLQQQSRARLQQQAQSQPRLRRANAVVAAAGYRWPLSNFTITTHFGRRGVFQRFHTGIDLAAPVGTPIYAARAGQVDTAGWSRYGYGLHVVIDHGGAQETLYAHMSRIAVRPGQWVDRGELIGYVGSTGWSTGPHLHFEVRVGGAVRNPMAYLP; encoded by the coding sequence TTGGCAATAAGCGAACTCTTGAGCAGTGTGCTGGCGACGGGGGTGCTCGGTTTTCCACTGGGAATAGCCCAGCCCAACCTGCCTGGAACCGAAATAGAAGTGGATACGCCTGCCCGTAAAGGCTGGGTGATCTACACCGTGCGTCCAGGCGACACCCTGAGTCAGATTGCCAGCCGATACCGGGTAGATGCCAGGGCCATCATGTACAGCAGCGGCCTCGAGGGTACTTCGCTGCGTCCTGGGCAGGTGCTCCGAATCCCCCTGGTCGAAGAGTCCAGCGACGAAAGCCGGTTGCCCCCTGGCGTTCGCGCCTATGTTGTGCGCCGGGGCGATACCGTGCAGTCGGTCGCCAGGCGCTTCAATCTGACCGTGCTGGGGCTGGTTTCGGCCAACCCGGGCCTGCAAAGCCTGGATCGGCTCGAGGTGGGCTCCACCCTGTATATCCCGACTGCCGAGCCTGGCTTGCTGCTTCGACTCAAACCTGGAGAAACCATTCAGGATGTGGCCCAGCGCTTTGGCCTCTCGGTTACCGAAGTGGCCAAGGCCAACGGACTAGACTCACCCACCGATGTGCGGGCCGGCGATCTGGTTCTTTTGCCTGGGGTGCAGGCTAAAACCACCTACCAGCGCCTGTTGCAAATCCAGGAGACTGAACGCAAAGCCCGCGAAGAGGAAGCCCGCCGTCTGGCCGAGGAACGACGCAAACAGGAAGAGGCTCGCCAGCAGCGGCTGGCCGAGCAGCGCCGTTTGCAACAGCAGTCCCGTGCTCGTTTGCAGCAGCAAGCACAAAGCCAGCCCCGCCTGCGCCGAGCCAATGCCGTGGTTGCGGCAGCCGGGTACCGCTGGCCGCTGTCGAACTTTACCATTACCACCCACTTTGGCCGCCGGGGGGTGTTTCAGCGGTTTCACACCGGCATCGATCTGGCAGCCCCTGTGGGTACCCCTATTTATGCGGCCAGGGCAGGGCAGGTGGACACTGCCGGCTGGAGCCGCTACGGCTATGGCCTGCACGTGGTAATAGACCATGGTGGGGCTCAGGAGACCCTCTACGCCCACATGTCGCGTATTGCGGTTCGTCCTGGACAGTGGGTGGACAGGGGTGAGCTAATCGGCTATGTGGGATCGACAGGCTGGAGCACAGGCCCGCACCTGCACTTCGAGGTGCGGGTGGGGGGCGCTGTGCGTAACCCAATGGCTTATCTACCTTAA
- a CDS encoding membrane protein: protein MFFFELLGNDPLAYLVAFAAAAFGLVVHNLFQAYLADRYKDGDPRRYGFLTVEPKVHLDGLGLIFLALIGFGFPRLVPWRLFGAKGAQTALMGPLGFFVAAFFYILLGRILDNLGPATSSIALGLQVAGSLMISHAAVFLFPVPPLDGARVVYAIGSPEARRFMDQLQSYGFLGFFVIFLILNLSGILPAIRAGLSGLLNSLFAAIGL from the coding sequence ATGTTTTTCTTCGAGCTTCTTGGTAACGACCCCCTGGCCTATCTGGTTGCATTTGCCGCAGCCGCTTTTGGCCTGGTTGTACACAACCTGTTTCAAGCCTACCTAGCGGACCGCTACAAGGATGGTGACCCCAGACGCTATGGTTTTTTGACTGTGGAACCTAAGGTGCACCTCGATGGCCTGGGCCTGATTTTCCTGGCCCTAATAGGCTTTGGGTTTCCGCGCCTGGTTCCCTGGCGCCTTTTTGGCGCAAAGGGGGCCCAGACTGCCTTGATGGGGCCGCTGGGCTTTTTTGTGGCTGCTTTTTTCTACATCCTGTTGGGTAGAATTTTGGACAACCTGGGGCCGGCCACCTCGAGCATCGCACTGGGCTTGCAGGTTGCGGGCTCCTTGATGATTAGCCACGCTGCGGTGTTCTTGTTTCCTGTGCCCCCACTGGACGGAGCGCGGGTGGTGTATGCGATTGGTAGCCCAGAGGCAAGACGCTTTATGGATCAGCTACAAAGCTATGGTTTTTTGGGCTTCTTCGTGATTTTTCTGATATTGAACCTGAGCGGTATACTGCCAGCCATTCGTGCTGGCCTGAGCGGGTTGCTAAATAGCCTGTTTGCTGCGATTGGACTGTAA
- a CDS encoding site-2 protease family protein — translation MGLLPLLQSDPLAFGLVVAILLLSLALHEWGHAITALWMGDSTAKEQGRVTLNPFKHLDLLGSAMILLVGFGWARPVPIYPPNFRHYRLGLFVVSIAGIVINLLIATFLALVLRWMLASGYLENPSGFVLVLAQAAAIAASINLTLAVFNLLPIPPLDGSKIVQSFLPLRWHPYIWRLEANPTYAIVAMLLLLTVLRQPLSSFLALVRTRFFDGFGL, via the coding sequence ATGGGCCTCCTGCCGCTGTTGCAAAGCGACCCACTGGCTTTTGGGCTGGTGGTAGCGATTTTGCTGCTGTCGCTGGCCTTGCATGAATGGGGCCATGCGATTACTGCGCTTTGGATGGGTGATTCGACCGCCAAAGAGCAGGGCCGTGTAACGCTCAATCCATTCAAACATCTTGACCTTTTGGGTTCAGCCATGATCTTACTGGTGGGCTTTGGCTGGGCCAGGCCGGTGCCGATCTACCCACCCAATTTCCGACACTACCGGTTAGGGCTTTTTGTGGTCTCTATAGCCGGGATAGTGATCAACCTTTTAATCGCCACATTTCTCGCACTGGTGTTGCGCTGGATGCTTGCTTCGGGCTATTTGGAAAATCCCAGCGGCTTTGTGCTGGTGCTGGCCCAGGCTGCAGCGATAGCCGCAAGCATTAACCTGACCCTGGCTGTTTTCAATTTACTGCCCATTCCACCCCTGGATGGCTCTAAAATTGTACAGAGTTTTCTACCTTTGCGCTGGCACCCTTATATTTGGCGCCTGGAAGCTAACCCAACCTATGCAATAGTAGCTATGCTACTGTTGCTTACTGTGCTCCGACAACCATTAAGCAGTTTTCTTGCTCTGGTGCGGACACGGTTTTTTGATGGTTTTGGCCTGTGA
- the sucD gene encoding succinate--CoA ligase subunit alpha yields MSILVNKDTQVIVQGITGREGAFHTEAMMKAGTKVVAGVTPGKGGQTMLGVPVYDTVKEAVGRHRVDASIIFVPAPAAADAALEAAQAGVPLVVLITEGIPTMDMVKAVAEIKAMDNIRLIGGNCPGLITPEECKLGIMPASVFKKGRVGLISRSGTVTYETAKALSDAGYGISTCIGIGGDPIIGTTFKDLLPLFNEDPETHAVVLCGEIGGSDEEDAAAYVKAHMRKPVVGFIGGRSAPKGKKMGHAGAIIMGNVGTPESKLAAFADAGIPVADTIDEIVELVRAKLG; encoded by the coding sequence GTGAGCATTCTAGTTAACAAAGACACTCAGGTCATCGTTCAGGGCATTACTGGACGTGAAGGGGCCTTCCACACCGAAGCCATGATGAAAGCCGGCACCAAAGTAGTCGCCGGCGTAACCCCCGGCAAAGGGGGCCAGACCATGCTGGGCGTGCCAGTCTACGATACCGTCAAGGAAGCCGTTGGCCGCCACCGCGTTGATGCTTCCATCATTTTCGTGCCCGCTCCAGCCGCTGCCGATGCGGCCCTCGAGGCCGCCCAGGCCGGGGTACCCCTGGTGGTACTGATTACCGAAGGCATTCCAACCATGGATATGGTAAAAGCCGTGGCCGAAATCAAGGCGATGGACAATATTCGCCTGATTGGGGGCAACTGCCCCGGCCTGATCACCCCAGAAGAGTGCAAGCTGGGTATTATGCCCGCCAGCGTATTCAAGAAGGGCCGGGTGGGCCTGATCTCCCGCTCGGGCACGGTAACTTACGAAACCGCCAAAGCCCTTTCGGACGCGGGTTACGGCATCTCGACCTGCATCGGCATTGGAGGTGACCCCATCATCGGCACCACCTTCAAAGACCTGTTGCCCCTGTTCAACGAAGACCCAGAGACCCACGCCGTGGTGCTTTGTGGTGAGATTGGCGGTTCAGACGAAGAAGATGCTGCCGCCTACGTCAAGGCGCACATGCGCAAACCGGTGGTGGGCTTTATCGGTGGACGTAGTGCTCCCAAGGGCAAAAAGATGGGCCATGCCGGAGCCATCATCATGGGTAATGTAGGCACGCCCGAGAGTAAGCTGGCAGCCTTTGCCGATGCCGGTATACCCGTGGCCGACACCATAGACGAAATCGTGGAGCTCGTGCGGGCCAAACTGGGCTAA